The stretch of DNA CATTTTGAAATACGGTTAAACGGATACCCGGTCAACCCCTGGCAATTCCTCAATTAAGCGCGTGTTGAATATTCGCTAATTTAATAACAGGAGATGCTCGTCAACGCAAACCTTCTCGTAGCGTTCCCTATGCCCTGCAAGTGAATTGAGCCGTGTCCACCCTGCCTAATGCACGCCCTTTAGGCTGGCAGTGGATCTAAACGACTCATTGATCCAGATCAATCGGGATCATACTTCTACCATCCGGGTTTTCACTGGCCAGGACTGTGATTGGACCCTTTACCAGCCACCCCTTATAAGGTGCCTCACCGCGCAGCGGTCGCCAGCCTGAAAGCACAAACGGCACGACCCCATCCGCCTCGACCCATTCCCCATTATATTTTCGGGCGATATGAATATGCGTCCCGGTTGACCTTCCCCCTTCGCAGGATGGAAAGCCCAACGGATCGCCTGCTGAAACATAAGTCCCCAGCGGAACCCGACCGTCATTGGCAATGTGCAGGTAAAGCACAACCCATCCAGTGCGTTCATCGCCATCGCCATCCAGATCGAGGATCAATAAACCGGTGCCATCTCGCACCACCAGGCCGTCTGCCACAGCGGTTGTAGGCACTGAAGAGGGGAAACAGCCGGTGACTGTCGACGGTGGAGCAAAATCCAGCGCTGCCCAGGGCGCCAGGCTGCCCCAGCCCGTATGCGGTCCACCCGTGAATGCCCAAACCTTGTCCGGCGTAAAGGGTAGCAAAAGCTCAGGTTGACTCAGGGAGCCAGGGATGTGCGGTTCAGCATCCCATGGGTCGCCAAACAGGTTCTGATACGTCAGGCTGAAGCCGTCCGGACCGATCGCCCGGTGAAAATCTGCAACTCCCATGATTTGTGAGAAAAAGTGCTGCAATGCAACACTGGCCGCGTTTTGCCAGGGGTCAGGCCGTACCAGGGAACCATCCGCCAGTTCGAATTCAAGCAGCTCACCGTTTCTCCAGCGGTAATAGCTGTCATTCAGCAGGTTCGAGGCATGTGATAACTGCAGGTAAACCCCTGTCCAGTAATTCGTTTCCAGGCCAAGGATATTCTTTTCAGCAGCAGGGTCGAGTTCGGGTTGAG from Brevefilum fermentans encodes:
- a CDS encoding LysM peptidoglycan-binding domain-containing M23 family metallopeptidase; the encoded protein is MIYPTPVDEAVVEVFAEITPFPTRRAYEPGELVEYIAQTGDTLPALATRFNTTESEIRKANPIIPDDATTMPPGMPMQIPIYYRPLWGTPFQIIPDAVFVNGPDAVSFEASAFIAQSGGWIHSYTAWAFSGTRTAGEIVDYVGLNYSISPKVQLALLEYLAGAFSQPELDPAAEKNILGLETNYWTGVYLQLSHASNLLNDSYYRWRNGELLEFELADGSLVRPDPWQNAASVALQHFFSQIMGVADFHRAIGPDGFSLTYQNLFGDPWDAEPHIPGSLSQPELLLPFTPDKVWAFTGGPHTGWGSLAPWAALDFAPPSTVTGCFPSSVPTTAVADGLVVRDGTGLLILDLDGDGDERTGWVVLYLHIANDGRVPLGTYVSAGDPLGFPSCEGGRSTGTHIHIARKYNGEWVEADGVVPFVLSGWRPLRGEAPYKGWLVKGPITVLASENPDGRSMIPIDLDQ